CGTTGGTGGCTTTGTAAATTTCTTCTAAGGAGTCGTGCTTTTCTTGATCGTTGAGCTTTGATCGGATTTTACCAAAACCCACTTGGGATTTTTCCTGTAAAACGCTTAAATGCTGTTGGATAACATCTTGTTGGTAGTAAGGATTGTAGAGGATTAAAAGGTGGTTCATGCCTTGCCTTACTTTAAGATTTCTTTAAGATTTTGCTTGATCTCATCAGGATTTTGCTCGTATTCTTGGATGAGTTCTTTTAAAATTTCAAACAATTCGTCAAAATCCTGTGGGTATTCTTTCTTAAAACCCACGATCAAATCCAAAGTCTTGCCCGCCTTGTTTGATGGATCGTTTTCGCCCTCAAGAGCGTTTTTTATATCCAAAACCATATTGGCAATGCGAGTGGTTTGCCCAGGGCTTGAAATGCGTTTGAATAAAAAACCCTTAAGCGCGTTTAAAAGCTTAAGAGTTGGGCAAATTTTAGAAAACATCGCTTTTCCTTATTAAAACATTTAAAATGCCGCTTGTTGGATTAGACCGTTTCAAGCTTAGCCAAAAAGCTTTTTTGATGCGTTTTTGAAATTTTAACACAATTTTAGTTCATTCCTCTTCAGGCTCAACATCTATGAAATCTTCGCCCTTGATAAAATCTTCGCCAGTTTGAATCCATTTTTCCAGTCCTTGAGCGCACTCTTGCGTTTTTTTAACGCTTTCTTCGCATGCTTGAATGCATTTTTCTAGTTCAAACACGCTCGGAAAACATGTTTGTTTGAATCTGGTTTCATCGTTGATGAGATCTAAGATTTCTTGTTTTTGTCCGTCAAAATTAGATTTCATTTCTCCTTTAGCTTTTTCAAGTTTTTCTATTTTTTGGCTTTCTTTCCAAGAATCCCACACTTCAAAAGCAAGACCGATAAGCGGTAAAGCTTTGTTTATGTTGCCTGCCAAGTTTACAGCACCCCAAGGTTTGAATTTCAAAGCCAAATCTATGCCCACAAATTTTCCCGTAGCCACTAGCGCGTCTCTAGCCAGTTTAATGTTAGTTGCATTGATGAACCCGCTTTGATTTAAAAAATTGATTCCAATTTTCCCCAATGTTCCGGCATGTTTTTCAAAAAAACTCATATCGGCATTAAAACCAGTTTCAATTTTAGCCATTTCATTGAAAATCCCTTGCGTTTGTTTTTCAAATGCATTTTGGACTCTTGTGTCTATATTGATACCTTTATCACCTATTTCTCTAATAGCAAAATCATTAAAGGTTTCTAGGCTGGTGCCAGAAACTTGAAGGATGAGATCGCTAAAATACCTTATTATAAATTCTTTTAAATGAATACGGGCTTGAGAAATTTCTTTATTTAAATCTTGAATATCCTTTCGCCTTTTTTCAATCATTCTATTCAAATATTCCATTTCTCTATTAATATCTTGCAACGCTTGTTTTGCGGGCGACATTTGCCTATAGATAACATCTTGAATGACGCTTTTTTTGGCTTCTTCTATGATGGTTAATTTACCGCCATTTTCTTTAATCTTTTTTTGAGTCGCGTCTTGCAAAGTTTTGATGTGTGAGAGTTTTTGGAATTCTTCTTTATGCTTTAGCCAGTGTTCCACCCCCAAATCAAAAGGGTTTGCTGCAACAGCGACAATAATCAAACTTTCTTTTTCTTCTTCGCTTAAAGAAATCAAATCATTCAGTCGGCTTTGGATGTTTTCTTTTTTAATCTTAAATCTTTTGTTGTAATCTTCTTCATCTTCAATATCCGCTTCTTCATCAAAACGGCTGATGACAAAGATCGTCCTGGATAAAAGATTGAGCGTCCTAAACAACCAGTTCAAGTCGTCCTTATGGCTTTCTTTGATGGGGTTTGACGGGTTGAGCGCGTATAAAATGAGATGGGCTTCGCTGATATATTTTTTTGTAATATCTTTATAGCGTTCTATTTTGCCGCTATCAGTTATTTTTTCTTTAAACCCGAATAGTCCCGGGGTGTCAACCAGCTCCATTTCATCATCTATGTTATAGATTTTAACTTCATCGCTGGATTCTCTGTGGTCTATCTTCATGCTCTCATCTAGCCGCTCGATCCAAGCTGCCGCTATGGATGTTTTCCCTTCAGAAAAACCTCCCACTAAAGCCACTTTCAGTTTTTGACCAGAAACATCTTTAATCGCATTACGGATCTTGTCTTTGAGAGACTCTTCAACCTTGATGCCGTATTCTTCCCCAGTATGGACAAAATCAAGTAATTTTTTAAGAATTTCTTGATTCCTCTTTTGGTTTCTTTTAAATTGTTCTAGCGTTTCATTCTTCATTAGCATGCTCCTTGTTTTGATATTGTTAGATTGATGCTATGAGAGATGTATCCTAATTTTTCATGGGCTTCTTTCAATTGTCCTTTCATGCGTTCGTAATTATCAACAGGTCTAATATTGGCTTTGAGTTTTCCAATCTTTTCCCATATGTCTTTTTTGCGACTTTCAAGTCGGCTTTTCACATCCTGCACAATTTTTTCACAAATTTGATATAAATTCTTATCCACTTCTTTTTTTTGTTGGGATCTTTGATATCTTGAACTAAAAAAGCTCCAGATTGATCTAGCTATTCCAACTAATCCTGTAATAATCCCTGCAGTCAGAGCAAGCCAACCCATAGGACTCCAAGCGTTAAATATCCCAAGCAAACCCAAACCTCCTATTGAAGCGGCTAATTTTGTTCCATCAATACCGCTATCAGTATCAAAATTAAGATTAAAGCCTCTATCAATACTGATGCGCTCTAACATTGCTAGAGAATCTTTAATTCTGTATTCAAGTTGTTTAATAGCTTCTTTTATCTCTCCATCAAATCGTTTCTCACATTCTCTAAACCGCCATTTTATGTCTTCATGCAATGTTTCAATTCCTTGAATGAGTTCATTTTTAAAAATTTCTTTACATTCCTCATCTTCAATATTTTTGTTAATATGCACATACATTTTTTCTCTCAAGTCAGATTTGAATTGATCGATTTCGTAGAACGCTGAGTTGGTTAAATTTAATATAAATTTTTCTGTAGAACGATCCAGATTATAGCGGGCTTCTTGTTGGTGTTCTTGTGTTTCTTTAATCATTGGATCGATCCGTTTCTCAATCGTGGTTTTTATCGCTTTTTGCAATTGTTCTACCACTTTTAAGGCTTTATTGCAGTTTGATTGAATGATTTTGGCACGCGAGTTTTTAAGAAGCTCTTCGGCTATAAATTCTGCTAATGGTTTGAAATGGGATTGATACAATAATTTTCCTGCTTTAAAATCTTTTAAAAATTTTTGTTTCTTTTCATAAAAATCAGTCCCTGGAATCAAAGCTTGCGCAAGGCCATAAAAAGCCATTTGGGCGCTGACTATTTGATGTCCCATGTAGTGTTTGCCTAAAATATTTTTCATCTCTTTATTTAAAATTTTTAAGCTTCCTTTTTCGTTTTCATTAATAAGCCCATCTTTTAAGGCTCTTGGGCTATTAATCGGTTTGTTGAAAATCGCCCATACCTCTGTTTGCGAATCAAGCTGTTTTTGGATTTTTTCAATCGTTCCCCTTTTCCCTTCTTCTCCTTTTTGCGGAGGATTAGGCGTTTTGGTAACATAAAAAATAGCATGGGCTTTTTGCGTTGCGTTAGAAATCTGATCAATCGCTTTTTGTTCGTCGCCTTCTATCCCTGGAACATCCAGCAAAGTAAAGGTTTGATGGTTGTATTGGAAAGAATAAGATCGCGTTTTTGAAGTGAAATCGCTCCTCCCATCGCCTATGATCGCTCCATCTTGCAATGAATGGAGTTCGTTTAAAATAGCTTGTCTTTTGCGTTCATCATTTTGATAGTTATTTTGGTAATTGGAATAAAGCCGCTTGAATCGTTCTTGTTGAACTACTTTGCTTTGTTCTTTAAAAAACAGCCTCAAACATTCAATGAGGGTTGATTTCCCCGCACCGGTTTCCCCATAAAAAGCAATGGTAAAATTTTCCCATTCTTCATTATTTTTTAAACTTTCAAGCTCTTTTAAACTTTTAAGTTCTAATTCTTGAAACACCTCCAACGCTTCTTGGTTGAATTTCTTTAGTTTTTCATCTTTATCATCAGTGTTTTTAAAAATACTTTGAAGATCTTCAATACTCTTTTCTACGCCAAGATAAATGCTTTTCATTTTGCATGCCTCAAGCGGATTTTTCTCGTGCATTTTAACAAAAAAAAAAAAAAACGCAAACCCCCACCCTCTAACCACGCTCTAACCGTGCTTTTAGCCTTATGGCTAGCTTTTAAAAAGGGCTTAAAACCTTAGCGAGTAAGATATTGTCTTTAAACGCGCTGGGCACAATCGTGTAATGCCCGGGTTGTAAAGGGGTGGTTAGTTCGCTGTCATTGATTAAAATTTCCCCATCCACTTCAGGCGCCCACCTGAGATCCCTTGCTTTGTAAAAATACTCGCCCTCTTTATGTTCCACTAACGCCTTGATGGGCTTATTCAATAAAGCCTTAAAAGAATGGTTTTGGTGTTTTAAAGCGATTTTATTCAAGGCTTTGATGCGGGCGTTGATGATTTTTTTAGGCACTTTCTCTAAAGAATAGGCATGCGTGTTTTCTTCCGCGCTGAAAGCAAAAATATTCAATCTATCAAACTGGAACTCGTCTAAAAACGCGCTCAATTCTTCAAATTCACCCTCATTCTCTTCTGGATGCCCTACAATGATCGTGCTTCTTATAAAGCTTTCTTTAACCTGCTTCATGGCATCTAAAAGCTTTAAATGGTGCGCTTGGCTGGAGTTGCGCCGCATCTTTTTAAGCATGGAATCGCTGATATGTTGGATGGGCATGTCAAAATAATTTTGAAAAATAAGCGAGTCTTCAATCGCGCCA
This DNA window, taken from Helicobacter pylori, encodes the following:
- a CDS encoding LeoA/HP0731 family dynamin-like GTPase, coding for MKNETLEQFKRNQKRNQEILKKLLDFVHTGEEYGIKVEESLKDKIRNAIKDVSGQKLKVALVGGFSEGKTSIAAAWIERLDESMKIDHRESSDEVKIYNIDDEMELVDTPGLFGFKEKITDSGKIERYKDITKKYISEAHLILYALNPSNPIKESHKDDLNWLFRTLNLLSRTIFVISRFDEEADIEDEEDYNKRFKIKKENIQSRLNDLISLSEEEKESLIIVAVAANPFDLGVEHWLKHKEEFQKLSHIKTLQDATQKKIKENGGKLTIIEEAKKSVIQDVIYRQMSPAKQALQDINREMEYLNRMIEKRRKDIQDLNKEISQARIHLKEFIIRYFSDLILQVSGTSLETFNDFAIREIGDKGINIDTRVQNAFEKQTQGIFNEMAKIETGFNADMSFFEKHAGTLGKIGINFLNQSGFINATNIKLARDALVATGKFVGIDLALKFKPWGAVNLAGNINKALPLIGLAFEVWDSWKESQKIEKLEKAKGEMKSNFDGQKQEILDLINDETRFKQTCFPSVFELEKCIQACEESVKKTQECAQGLEKWIQTGEDFIKGEDFIDVEPEEE
- a CDS encoding GTPase, producing the protein MKSIYLGVEKSIEDLQSIFKNTDDKDEKLKKFNQEALEVFQELELKSLKELESLKNNEEWENFTIAFYGETGAGKSTLIECLRLFFKEQSKVVQQERFKRLYSNYQNNYQNDERKRQAILNELHSLQDGAIIGDGRSDFTSKTRSYSFQYNHQTFTLLDVPGIEGDEQKAIDQISNATQKAHAIFYVTKTPNPPQKGEEGKRGTIEKIQKQLDSQTEVWAIFNKPINSPRALKDGLINENEKGSLKILNKEMKNILGKHYMGHQIVSAQMAFYGLAQALIPGTDFYEKKQKFLKDFKAGKLLYQSHFKPLAEFIAEELLKNSRAKIIQSNCNKALKVVEQLQKAIKTTIEKRIDPMIKETQEHQQEARYNLDRSTEKFILNLTNSAFYEIDQFKSDLREKMYVHINKNIEDEECKEIFKNELIQGIETLHEDIKWRFRECEKRFDGEIKEAIKQLEYRIKDSLAMLERISIDRGFNLNFDTDSGIDGTKLAASIGGLGLLGIFNAWSPMGWLALTAGIITGLVGIARSIWSFFSSRYQRSQQKKEVDKNLYQICEKIVQDVKSRLESRKKDIWEKIGKLKANIRPVDNYERMKGQLKEAHEKLGYISHSINLTISKQGAC